Genomic segment of Streptomyces sp. NBC_01210:
TCCTGCGTCGTCTCCACCAGCAGCGCATCCGCACCACCGGCGATCATGCCCTCCGCGTTCTGCTGGTAGGCGTCCCGCAGCTTCACATACGGCGCATGACCCAGCGTCGGCAGCTTCGTACCCGGCCCCATCGAACCCAGCACCCACCGCTGCCGCCCACTCGACACCGTGAACTCGTCCGCCACCTCACGCGCGATCCGCGCCCCCGACTCCGACAGCTCGAAAACCCGCCCGGGAATGTCGTACTCCGCCAACGCAGCAAAATTTGCGCCGAACGTGTTCGTCTCCACGCAGTCCACCCCGACCGCGAAGTACTCCTCATGCACCGACCGCACAATGTCCGGACGCGTCACATTGAGGACCTCGTTACACCCCTCGAGATTCTCAAAATCCTCAAGCGTCGGATCCTGCGCCTGCAACATCGTGCCCATCGCACCATCAGCCACCACCACACGCGTGGCAAGCGCCTCACGGAGGGCGTCGATTCGGGTCCGGCTGTCGGCGGAGGGGGTCGGCAACGAGGCCATGGATGTGCTCCCAGGGATGCGACGGCTGTCGGCTTTGCGTCTTCCGGTGGAAGGCGCACGGAGCCAGAGTAGCCGGGCGGACGGTTGTGGGCGCGGGCGTCCCACGGGGCGGACTCCTTCCTCCTTTCGGGCTCTGTGATGCCTTTTGGTCGTTGAGTACTCCCTCTGCGGTGACCAAGGTCGACATCGAGCGATAGTGTTCGGCATTGTCGAACTGCAGTGGAGAAGGGCCGACCAATGGCGAAGAACATCCAGTCGCTCGAACGAGCGGCGGCGATGCTGCGACTGCTCGCCGGCGGAGAACGCCGACTGGGCTTGTCCGACATCGCTTCGTCGCTGGATCTGGCCAAGGGCACCGCCCACGGCATTCTGCGCACGCTCCAGGCCGAGGGCTTCGTCGAGCAGGACCCGGCGTCCGGCCGTTACCAGCTGGGGGCGGAGCTCCTGCGGCTCGGCAACAGCTACCTCGACGTGCACGAGCTGCGCGCCCGCGCCCTCGTCTGGACGGACGACCTGGCGCGCTCCAGCGGTGAGAGCGTCCACCTCGGGGTGCTGCACCAGCACGGCGTTCTGATCATCCACCACGTCTTCCGGCCGGACGACAGCCGCCAGGTCCTGGAGGTGGGGGCCATGCAGCCGTTGCACTCCACCGCACTCGGGAAGGTGCTCTCGGCGTACGACCCGGTGGCGCACAGCGAAGCGATGGAGGTCGAACGCAAGGTCTTCACGCCGCGGACCGTCACGGGCCCGGAGGACTTCGAGTCGGTGCTCGACCATGCGAGGGCGCGCGGCTGGGCGGCCGACATGGAAGAGACCTGGGAGGGCGTCGCCTCGGTGGCCGCGCCCATCCACGACCGGCGCCGCATGCCGGTGGGCGCGGTGGCCATCACGGGCGCGGTCGAGCGCGTCTGCAACGCCGACGAGGTGCGGTCCGAGCTGGTCGCGGCGGTACGGGACTGTGCCCGCGCGGTCTCCAGGGATCTGGGCGCCCAGCGCTTCTGAGCGGCGTTTCAGCACGGTTTGGCTCTTCGTGGATAACGATCGAGTTTTCGGCCACGGAACCCTTGACGTCGTGTTAACACCAGGGCAAAACTGCCGTGCATCGGTCGGCATTGTCGAACACCTACCGGCAATACGCGCTAGGGTGTGACAACGCCAGGGCCGGCAAACGCCCTCACCTGAGGGCGCGGACCACCGGAGGGACCCGGGGTTCGCTTTCCCTGGACGAAGGACAAAGGAGTCGCGGGTGTCCAACTCCGACATCTTCATCGGCGAGATCATTGGTACCGCCGTACTCATCCTGCTCGGTGGTGGCGTGGTCGCCGCCGTCGTACTCAAGCGCTCGAAGGCGCAGAACGCCGGCTGGCTGGCGATCACCTTCGGGTGGGGATTCGCGGTCATGACCGCGGTCTACATGACGGGCACTCTTTCCGGCGCCCACCTCAACCCTGCGGTCACCGTCGGCATCGCGATCAAGGACGGGGACTGGAGCAATGTTCCGGTCTACCTCGCCGGACAGCTGCTCGGCGCCATGATCGGCGCCACTCTGGTCTGGATCGCGTACTACGGACAGTTCCAGGCCCACCTCACGGACCCGGAGATCATCTCCGCGGCGCCGCACGAGGAAGGCCTGGTCAGCGAGGAGGCCGCACCGAAGGCCGGACCGGTACTCGGCGTCTTCTCCACCGGCCCCGAGGTCCGGGTCGTGTGGCAGAACCTGGCCACCGAGATCATCGGCACCACGGTGCTCGTGCTTGCGGTCCTGACCCAGGGCCTCAACGACAGCGGCAAGGGTCTCGGCGTCATCGGCGCACTGATCACCGCGTTCGTCGTCGTCGGTATCGGCCTCTCGCTCGGCGGACCGACGGGCTACGCCATCAACCCGGCCCGCGACCTGGGCCCGCGCATAGTGCACGCGCTGCTGCCGCTGCCCAACAAGGGCGGCTCGGACTGGGGCTACGCCTGGATCCCGGTTGTCGGCCCGCTGATCGGCGGCGCCCTCGCAGCAGGTATCTACAACCTCGCGTTCGCCTAAGCCGACCCTCTGACCTCGCAGGAGCACTCCGTGACCGACACACACACCACCGGCCCGTTCATCGCGGCCATCGACCAGGGCACCACCTCCAGCCGCTGCATCGTCTTCGACACGGATGGCCGGATCGTCTCGGTCGACCAGAAGGAGCACGAGCAGATCTTCCCGAAGCCGGGCTGGGTGGAGCACAACGCCGCCGAGATCTGGACCAATGTCCAGGAGGTCGTCGACAGCGCGGTCGCGAAGGCGGGCATCACCGCCGCCGACGTCAAGGCCATCGGCATCACCAACCAGCGCGAGACCACCGTCCTCTGGGACAAGAACACCGGTGAGCCGGTGCACAACGCCCTGGTCTGGCAGGACACCCGTACCGACGCTCTCTGCAAGGAGCTCGGCCGCAACGTCGGCCAGGACCGTTTCCGCCGCGAGACAGGCCTGCCCCTGGCCTCGTACTTCGCCGGCCCGAAGATCCGCTGGCTGCTGGACAACGTCGAGGGCCTGCGCGAGCGCGCCGAGCGCGGCGAGATCCTCTTCGGCACCATGGACTCCTGGGTCATCTGGAACCTGACCGGCGGCGTCAACGGCGGCGTGCACGTCACCGACGTCACCAACGCCTCGCGCACCATGCTGATGAACCTGCACACCCTCGACTGGGACGAGAAGATCCTCCAGTCGATGGAGGTCCCGGCCGCGGTGCTGCCGGAGATCCGTTCCTCCGCCGAGGTGTACGGGACCGCCAAGAGCGGCGCCCTCGCCGGTGTGCCGGTCGCCTCGGCGCTCGGTGACCAGCAGGCGGCGCTGTTCGGCCAGACCTGTTTCTCCGAGGGCGAGGCCAAGTCGACGTACGGCACCGGCACCTTCATGCTGATGAACACCGGTCACGAGCCCGTCAACTCGTACAACGGCCTGCTGACGACCGTCGGCTACCGGATCGGCGACCAGGCACCGGTGTACGCCCTCGAGGGTTCCATCGCCGTCACCGGTTCGCTGGTGCAGTGGATGCGCGACCAGATGGGCCTGATCAACTCCGCGGCCGAGATCGAGACGCTCGCCTCCTCCGTCGAGGACAACGGCGGCGCGTACTTCGTGCCGGCCTTCTCCGGGCTCTTCGCGCCGTACTGGCGTCCCGACGCCCGCGGTGTGATCGCCGGTCTGACCCGCTATGTCACCAAGGCGCACATCGCCCGCGCCGTTCTCGAGGCCACCGCCTGGCAGACCCGCGAGATCAGTGACGCCATGACCAAGGACTCCGGCGTCGAGCTGACCGCGCTCAAGGTCGACGGCGGCATGACCTCCAACAACCTGCTGATGCAGACCCTCTCGGACTTCCTGGACGCACCGGTGGTGCGCCCGATGGTCGCCGAGACGACCTGCCTCGGCGCTGCCTACGCCGCCGGTCTTGCCGTCGGCTACTGGCCGGACACCGACGCGCTGCGCGCCAACTGGCGCCGGGCCGCCGAGTGGACCCCCCACATGGATGCGGACCAACGGGACCGCGAGTACAAGAGCTGGCTCAAGGCCGTCGAGCGGACCATGGGCTGGCTCGAAGACGACGCTGACGAGGAGTAAATCAAGATGACCACCCTGCAGAGCGTCCCTGCCCTGGGGACGCACCCGGCCTCCGGCTCCCTTCCGAGCCGCGCCGAGACTCGGGAGCAGCTTTCCAAGGCGACGTACGACCTCCTGGTGATCGGCGGCGGCATCCTGGGCATCTCCACCGCCTGGCATGCGGCGCAGTCCGGGCTGCGGGTGGCTCTGGTGGACGCCGGCGACTTCGCCGGCGCCACCTCCTCCGCCTCCTCCAAGCTTCTCCACGGCGGTCTGCGCTATCTGCAGACCGGCGCGGTGAAGCTGGTCGCGGAGAACCACTTCGAGCGGCGCGCGGTCTCCCGTCAGGTGGCCCCGCACCTGGCCAACCCGCTCACCTTCTATCTGCCGGTCTACAAGGGCGGACCGCACGGCGCGGCGAAGCTCGGCGCGGGCGTCTTCGCCTACTCCGCGCTCTCGGCGTTCGGTGACGGCGTCGGCCATGTGATCAGCGCGAACAAGGCGCAGCGTGATGTTCCCGAGCTGCGCACGGAGGGCCTGAAGGCCGTTGCCGTGTACGGCGACGACCAGATGAACGACTCCCGGATGGCGCTGATGACGGTGCGTGCGGCCGTCGAGTCGGGCGCCACCGTTCTCAACCACGCCGAGGTCACCGGGCTGCGCTTCACCAAGGGCCGGGTCACGGGCGCGGAGCTCAAGGACCGTCTGGACGGTACCGAGTTCGGTGTCACGGCCCGTCTGGTGCTCAACGCCACCGGTCCGTGGGTCGACCACCTGCGCCGGATGGAGAACCCGGACGCGGCTCCGTCCATCCGTCTCTCCAAGGGCGCGCACCTGGTGCTCAAGCGGACCTCGCCGTGGAAGGCCGCGCTGGCGACCCCGATCGACAAGTACCGCATCACCTTCGCCCTCCCCTGGGAGGACATGCTGCTGCTCGGTACGACGGACGAGGTGTACGAGGGCGACCCGGCGGATGTCGCGGTCAACGAGAAGGACACCGCGCAGATCCTGGACGAGGCCGCGTTCTCCATCCGGGACCAGCAGCTGTCGCGCGATCTGATCACTTACTCCTTCGCGGGCCTGCGGGTGCTGCCGGGCGGTCCCGGCGACACCTCGAAGGCAAAGCGCGAGACGGTCGTCACCGAAGGCCGCGGCGGCATGCTGTCGGTGGCCGGCGGCAAGTGGACGACCTTCCGCCACATCGGCCGTACGGTGATGAACAAGCTGGCCGCCCTGCCCGGGCAGCCGCTGGCCGAGGACATGGAGCCGATCGCGCATCTGCCGAAGAAGCTCCCGCTGCCCGGGATAGCCAACCCGAACGCGGTCGCCCACCGGCTGCTCGTCGACGGCGGCACACCGGGCCCGCGGATGGCGGCCGACACGGCCCGTCACCTCGCCACCCACTACGGTTCGCTGTCCTTCGACATCGCACGCCTGGCCAACGAGAACCCGGCGCTCGCCGAGCGCATCCACCCGGACGCGCCGGAGATCTGGGCGCAGGTCGTGTACGCGCGTGACCACGAGTGGGCCGAGACGGCGGACGATGTGCTGCGTCGCCGTACGACGCTGACGATCCGCGGTCTGGCGACGGACGAGATCCGCGGGAAGGTCGACAAGCTGCTGATCGACAAGGCGTAACAGACGGCACTTGTATGGCACGGGTAAGGGGCGGCCTCCTTGGAGGCCGCCCCTTACTTGATCTGCGGTCGATCACGGTGGACGGTTTCGGGCTCGATCGGGCGGAACAGATGGAAACCCTGCATCGATTTTCCGAGGAGATCGCCCCGATCATACGGAAGGAGGTTCCGACCACCCTCTGGGACGCATAATGGGTGCCGATACATCGGATGTCTGGAGGTCGCCCATGGCTGTCACCGACGAGGCCATCGAGAAGATCAAGGGAATGATCGTCTCGGGCGCGCTGCGCCCCGGCGACCGCCTCCCCAAGGAGAGCGAACTCGCCGCCGAGCTGGGGCTGTCCCGCAACTCACTGCGGGAGGCGGTACGCGCGCTGTCGCTGATCCGCATCCTGGATGTACGGCAGGGTGACGGCACCTATGTGACCAGCCTGGACCCGCAGTTGCTGCTGGAGGCGCTGAGCTTCGTCGTGGACTTCCACCGGGACGACACGGTGCTGGAGTTCCTGGCCGTACGCCGCATCCTGGAACCGGCCGCCACGGCGATGGCCGCCACCCGGATCAGCGAGAGCGAACTGGACGTACTGAACGCCCAGCTGGACGCGCTCGGCCCGCAGCCCTCGGTGGAGGAACTGGTCGCCGCCGACCTGGAATTCCACCGCGGCATCGTCCAGACCTCGGGCAATTCGGTGCTCTGCTCACTGCTGGACGGGCTCTCCGGACCGACCACCCGGGCGAGGGTCTGGCGCGGGCTGACGCAGGAGGACGCGGTCAGCCGTACGCTCCACGAGCACCGGGCGATCCTGTCGGCCCTCCGCGACCGCGACGCGGAGGCGGCGAAGTCGTGGGCGACGGTGCATATCGCGAGCGTGGAGCAGTGGCTGAGGTCAACGCTGTAGCGGGGGCTCCGCCCCGAACCCCCACGCCTCAATCGCCGGCGGGGCTTGATCCGCCCGGGAACAAGCCCCCGCAGCGGCCCCGCCCCGCCCCGTCAGTCCTGCTTCTCCCCGCTCGCGAAGCGGGAGATCACCAGCGCGACAATGATGATCGCTCCGTTCAGGAACTGGTTCCACAGCGCCGGCACTCCGCCCAGCGTCATCACATTGACGACCAGCTGGAGGGTCAGCACACCGGTCAGCGCGCCGAGGAGCGTGCCGCGGCCGCCCTTGAGGCTGATCCCGCCGATCACGGCCGCGGCGAACACCTGAAAGATCCAGCCGTTGCCCTGGGTGGCCGCGACCGAGCCGTAGTGGCCAGTGTAGAGGATGCCGGCGAAGGCGGCGAGCAGGCCGCCGACGGCCAGCACGATCCAGGTGATCCGGTCGACGCGAATACCGGCCGCCCGGGCCGCCTCCGGGTTGCCGCCGATCGCGTACAGCGCGCGCCCGTGGCGCAGATACGCCAGTCCCGCGCCGCCGATCGCGAAGAGTGCCAGACAGATCCACACGGCGGCCGGCGCGCCGAGCCAGTCGGTCTTGCCCAAGTACCTGAAGGACTCCGGAACATCGGTGATCGACTTGCCCTCGGTGATGCCGATGTGAAGGCCACGCAGCATGGTGAGCATGCCGAGCGTGGCGATGAAGCCGTTGACACGCAGCTTCAGCATCAGAAAGCCGTTGATCGCGCCGATCGCCGTACCGACCAGCAGACAGAGCGGGATCGCCGTCCAGACCGGCATCAGCTCCAGGCCCGCGAAGCGCCCGCCCTCCGTCGGCAGGACCAGCCACATGGCGATGACCGGCGCGATGCCGATCGTCGACTCCAGCGACAGATCCATCCGGCCGCAGATCAGGATCAGCGCCTGGCCGAGGACCAGCAGGCTGAGCTCGGAAGACTGCTGGACCACGCTGATCAGGTTGTTCGAGGTGAGGAAGACCGGCGAGACGATGAAACCGATCACCATCAGCACCAGAATCACCGGCACCAGCGAGAAGTCGCTCCACCGGATCAGCCGCAGCCGGCTGCGCGGGCTCGCGGTCTTGAGCTCGTCGGCCGTGAGCGGCCGTATCGTCCCGGTCATTCCTGCTCCCCCACACCTTCCATGGCGGCGACCAGTTCGCGGTCGGTCCACCCACTGCCGAACGTCGCCACCACCCGCCCGTGGAAGAGGGCGAGCACCCGGTCACACACCCGCAGATCGTCCAGCTCGTCCGAGATGATCACGGCCGCGCTGCCCTCGTCCGCCACCCGTCGTACGACTGAGAGCAGCGAGTCCTTGGACTTCACATCGACGCCCGCGGTGGGCCGGACCGCCACCAGCGCGCTGGGTCCACGGGCCAGGGCGCGGGCGACCACGACTTTCTGCTGATTGCCGCCCGAGAGGCCGGAGACGGGCTGCTCCGGTCCCTGCGTCTTGATGTCGAGCGAAGAGATCATGGACTGGGCGAATTCCCTTGTACGAGACGGCAGTACGGTCCCCCAGGGGCCGAGCTGGTCGGTGACGGTGAGCGTGGCGTTCTCGGCGACGCTGCGGCCGATGACCAGCCCTTGGAGGTGGCGGTCCTCGGGGATGTAACCGATACCGGCGTCGAGCGCGTGCGGGACGCTGCCCGGCTTCACGGCCCGGCCGCGTACGGTGATCCGTCCCGCGCTCGCCCTGCGCATACCGACCAGGGTTTCACCGAGGGCGGTGTTGCCGCTGGCCGCGGCCCCGGCAAGACCCAGCACCTCGCCGGGCCGCGCCTCCAGGTCGAGCGGCTCGAACTCGCCCTCCACGGTGAGGCCTTCGGTACGCAGTACCGGCTCCTCGTCCCGGACCGCGCCGACGGGCGCGTGCCACGTCGACGGGCCGCCGGTGGACTCCCCCGTCATGGCCGTGACCAGGTCGTCCTTGGAGAGTTCCGCGACCGGGGCGGTGATGACATGGCGGGCGTCGCGGTAGACGGTGACGGCGGTGCACAGTTCGTACACCTCCTGCAGATGGTGGGAGATGAACAGGAACGCCACTCCCCGGCTCTGCAGTTCGCGCAGTTTGGTGAAGAGCCGCTGGATTCCGCGGGCGTCGAGCTGCGCGGTCGGTTCGTCGAGGACGATCAGCCGGGCGCCGAAGGACAGGGCGCGGGCGATTTCCACGAACTGGCGCTGCTCGACGGCGAGATCCTTCGCCCTGGTCCTGGGGTCGACGCTCACTCCGTATCCGGCGAGGAGCTCCTCGGCGCGCCGCCGCAGCTGCCGCCAGCTGATGAAGCGGCTACCGGCGTCGAAGCGATTCAGAAAGAGGTTCTCGGCGACGGTCAGATCAGGGACGGCCATCGACTTCTGGTAGACGCAGGCGACCTTGGACTGCCAGGCCGCCATGTCCCCGAAGGCCGGCGCCGGCTCGCCGTTGAAGCTCACCTCGCCCGCGTCCGGCCTGTGCAACCCGGTGAGGACGCTGACCAGCGTGGACTTGCCCGCGCCGTTGCGCCCGACCAGCGCGTGCGACTCGCCGGGCGCGACGGTGAGGCGTACATCGTCGAGCGCCACGGTCGGACCGAAGCGCTTGACGATGCCTGCCGCGTGTACGGCGGCTGGTGCCTGGTGCTCCATGGCTAGCTCTTCTTCTCCAGCTGGTTGGCCCACAGCTTCGGGTCGTCGACGTTCTCCTTGGTCACCAGTGGCGCGGGCAGCTGGTCCTCGAACCCGTTCGGGATCTTGATGATCGTGGACTCATGGTCGGTCGGACCCTCCTTGGGGGTCTTTCCGTCCAGCGCCTGCTTGGCCCAGTACAGCGCGTACTTGGCGTACAGATCGGCGGGCTGGGAGACCGTGGCGTCGATCCTCCCGGCCTTGATGGCGTCGAGCTCCTCCGGGATGCCGTCGTTGGAGATGATCGTGATGTGGCCCGGGGTGCCGGGGGCCTTCAGCAGCTTCTTCTGCTCGAGCAGCGCGAGTGTGGGCTGCAGGAACACACCGCCGGCCTGCATATAGATGCCGTTGATGTCGGGGTGCGCGGCGAGCGTGGACTGGAGCTTGGCGGACGCGACATCGCCCTTCCAGTCGGTGGCGAGCTCGAAGACCTTGATGCCGGGGAAGTCCTTGGCCATACAGGACTTGAAGGCCTCCGAGCGGTCCCGGCCGTTGATGGAGGACAGGTCGCCCTGGAACTCCACGGCCTTGCCCTTGCCCTTCAGCTGCTCGCCGAGGTACTTGCAGGCCTTCTCGCCGTACGCGCGGTTGTCGGCCCGGACCACCATGTACACCTTGCCCTTGTCGGGCCGGGTGTCGACGCTGACGACCGGGATCTTCTTCTCCTGAAGGCTCTGCAGCGACTCGGCTATCGCGCCGGTGTCCTGCGGGGCCATGACGACGGCCTTGGCGCCCTGGTCGGTGAAGGTCTGGACGTTGGCGACCAGCTTTCCGATGTCGTTCTGGGAGTTGGTCAGGGACAGCGCGTCGACCTCGCCGTCCTTGACGCCCTTCTCCATGTACTGCTGGTAGGAGTTCCAGAAGTCGCTGTCGCTGCGCGGCAGATCGATGCCCACCTTGCCCCCGCCGGACCCGGTGCCCGAGTCACGGTTGCAGCCCGCGAGGGCCGTCACGGCCAGAAGTGCTGTGCAGGCCACGGCACTTGTCGTACGCACTCTCATTGTCCCGTCCTTCGGTGGTGTCGGCTCAGGGCGCTTGGTTCGGGGGACGCAGACGCAGGCCCTGCATTCCGCCGTCGACGGCGAGTGCCGTGCCTGTGACGGCGGCCGCGGCGGGGCCGGCGAGATAAACGATGGCGGCGGCGACCTCGTCCGCCGCGACCAGCCGTCCGGTGGGCTGGCGGGCCTCGAGGGCGGCACGTTCGGCCGCGGGGTCGGCGGCCCGGTCGAGCAGACGGCCGATCCACGGGGTGTCGGCGGTGCCGGGGTTGACGCAGTTGACGCGGATGCCTTCGCGGACATGGTCGGCGGCCATGGCGAGGGTGAGTGAGAGGACCGCGCCCTTGCTGGCGCTGTACAGGGCGCGCTGGGGCAGTCCTGCGGTGGCTGCGATGGAACAGGTCTGGGTGATGGAGACATGGCCGGGGCGGTCCGCGGCGGCGCGGCGCAGATGCGGCAGGGCGTGACGGGCTACCCGCACCATGCCGAGCACATTGATGTCGAGGACGCGCTGCCATTCCTCGTCGGCGTTGTCGGCGACGGTGCCGATGGCGCCGATACCGGCGTTGGAGACGACGGTGTGCAGGGCGCCGAACTCCGCCGCGGCCCTGTCGACGGCCGTGCGGACCGCGGCGTCGTCGGTGACATCGGCCTTGAGGGCGAGGACGCCGTCCGGCGCTCCCGCCGTCTCGCGGTCGAGTACGGCGACCTGGGCGCCGCGGCTGAGCAACAGTGTCGCGACGGCGGCGCCGATGCCCGAGGCACCACCGGTCACCAGCGCGGACAGTCCCTCGAAGTCCCTTGCTCCGCTCATGAGTTGACCTCCTCGATGGTGCGGCGGGCCTGCCAGACGGGCCCCTCGGGATAGCGGTGGGCGGCGATCGACTCGGGGAGCATGCGGGCGGAGAAGCCCGGTGCGCGCGGTGCGACATAGCGTCCGGAGGCGATCACGGCGGGGTCGGTGAAGTGCTCGTGGAGGTGGTCGACGTACTCGATGACCCGGTCCTCCCAGCTGCCGGAGACGGCGACGTAGTCGAACATGGCCAGATGCTGGACGAGCTCGCACAGTCCTACCCCACCGGCGTGCGGGCAGACGGGGACGCCGTATTTGGCCGCGAGCAGCAGGATCGCGATGTTCTCGTTGACACCGGCGACACGCGCGGCGTCGATCTGGACGAAGTCGACGGCCCCGGCCTGCAGCAGCTGTTTGAAGACGACGCGGTTGGCGGCATGCTCGCCGGTGGCGACCTTGACCGGCTGGCCGGCGCGGACGGCGGCGTGGCCGAGGATGTCGTCGGGGCTTGTCGGCTCCTCGATCCAGTGCGGTTCGTACGGGGCGAGTGCCGTCATCCAGCGCAGGGCATCGGCAACGTCCCAGCGCTGGTTGGCGTCCACGGCGATGCGTACGGACGGGCCGACAGCGGCGCGGGCCAGCTTCATCCGCCGTATGTCGTCGTCGAGGTCCGCGCCGACCTTCAGCTTGATCTGGCCGAAGCCGTCGGCGACCGCTTCCTTGGCCAGCGCCACCAGCTTCTCGTCCGAGTAGCCGAGCCAGCCGGGCGAGGTGGTGTACGCGGGATAGCCGCTCTCCCGCAGGTTCGCGGCCCGCTCGGCCCGGCCGGGTTCCGCGGCCCGCAGGATGGCCAGCGCCTCCTCCCGGGTCAGGACATCGGTCAGATAGCGGAAGTCGACGAGCGAGACCAGTTCCTCGGACGACATCGAGGCAAGAAACTCCCACACCGGCCGGCCTGCGCGCTTCGCCGCCAGATCCCAGGCCGCGTTGACGACCGCGCCGGCCGCCATATGCATCACGCCCTTCTCCGGGCCGAGCCAGCGCAACTGTGAGTCATGGGTCAGGTCGTGGTGGAGCGCGGCCAGGTCGGCTGCGGTACGGGGCGCCGGGCGCCCGACCACATAGGGACGCAGCGCTTCGATGGCCGCGGCGGTGACATCGTTGCCGCGCCCGATGGTGAAGCAGAAGCCGTGTCCCTCGGCCCCGTCGGTCGCGCGCATCACCACATAGGCGGCGGAGTAGTCGGGATCCGGGTTCATGGCGTCCGAGCCGTGGAGCTGTTCCGAGGTGGGAAAGCGGATGTCGTGGACCTCGAACTCCGTGACGGTCTGACTCATGCACGCACCCCCGCGAGACGAACATCGGAGAACATCGGACCTCTTGGTCATCCGATGTATAGCGCCGTCCACGCGGCAACGTCCAGGGCAGGGACGAAATTTCTCGGACACAGCTCGGATGAATCGGCTACCGGACGTCTGACTCTCCGACGTATGCCCTATCGAGCGGAAGTTCACCCGGCCGTGCCAGGGGGCTGCGGCGAGGTGCCCCGTAAGCCGTAAGGTTGGGGCGTAGACAAGGAACTTCGGAAGGAGGCACTGGGTGATCGAGCTCGAGGGGGTACCCGAGCTGATCGACCCGGTCATGGTGGCCGCGTTCGAGGGCTGGAACGACGCCGGCGACGCCGCCTCCACCGCGGTCGCACACCTGGACCGGGAATGGAAGGGCGAGGTCTTCGCGGCGCTCGACGCCGAGGACTACTACGACTTCCAGGTCAACCGGCCGACGGTGTGGCTGGACGGCGGGGTACGGAAGATCACCTGGCCCACAACCCGGCTCTCCGTGGTCCGCATCGGCGGCGAGAAACCGCGCGACCTGGTGCTGGTCCGTGGCATCGAGCCATCCATGCGCTGGCGCTCGTTCTGCAACGAGATCCTGGGCTTCGCCCATGAGCTGGGCGTCGAGATGGTGGTGATTCTGGGCGCGCTGCTCGGCGACAC
This window contains:
- a CDS encoding SDR family NAD(P)-dependent oxidoreductase; translation: MSGARDFEGLSALVTGGASGIGAAVATLLLSRGAQVAVLDRETAGAPDGVLALKADVTDDAAVRTAVDRAAAEFGALHTVVSNAGIGAIGTVADNADEEWQRVLDINVLGMVRVARHALPHLRRAAADRPGHVSITQTCSIAATAGLPQRALYSASKGAVLSLTLAMAADHVREGIRVNCVNPGTADTPWIGRLLDRAADPAAERAALEARQPTGRLVAADEVAAAIVYLAGPAAAAVTGTALAVDGGMQGLRLRPPNQAP
- a CDS encoding sugar ABC transporter ATP-binding protein translates to MEHQAPAAVHAAGIVKRFGPTVALDDVRLTVAPGESHALVGRNGAGKSTLVSVLTGLHRPDAGEVSFNGEPAPAFGDMAAWQSKVACVYQKSMAVPDLTVAENLFLNRFDAGSRFISWRQLRRRAEELLAGYGVSVDPRTRAKDLAVEQRQFVEIARALSFGARLIVLDEPTAQLDARGIQRLFTKLRELQSRGVAFLFISHHLQEVYELCTAVTVYRDARHVITAPVAELSKDDLVTAMTGESTGGPSTWHAPVGAVRDEEPVLRTEGLTVEGEFEPLDLEARPGEVLGLAGAAASGNTALGETLVGMRRASAGRITVRGRAVKPGSVPHALDAGIGYIPEDRHLQGLVIGRSVAENATLTVTDQLGPWGTVLPSRTREFAQSMISSLDIKTQGPEQPVSGLSGGNQQKVVVARALARGPSALVAVRPTAGVDVKSKDSLLSVVRRVADEGSAAVIISDELDDLRVCDRVLALFHGRVVATFGSGWTDRELVAAMEGVGEQE
- a CDS encoding sugar ABC transporter substrate-binding protein; protein product: MRVRTTSAVACTALLAVTALAGCNRDSGTGSGGGKVGIDLPRSDSDFWNSYQQYMEKGVKDGEVDALSLTNSQNDIGKLVANVQTFTDQGAKAVVMAPQDTGAIAESLQSLQEKKIPVVSVDTRPDKGKVYMVVRADNRAYGEKACKYLGEQLKGKGKAVEFQGDLSSINGRDRSEAFKSCMAKDFPGIKVFELATDWKGDVASAKLQSTLAAHPDINGIYMQAGGVFLQPTLALLEQKKLLKAPGTPGHITIISNDGIPEELDAIKAGRIDATVSQPADLYAKYALYWAKQALDGKTPKEGPTDHESTIIKIPNGFEDQLPAPLVTKENVDDPKLWANQLEKKS
- a CDS encoding enolase C-terminal domain-like protein; translation: MSQTVTEFEVHDIRFPTSEQLHGSDAMNPDPDYSAAYVVMRATDGAEGHGFCFTIGRGNDVTAAAIEALRPYVVGRPAPRTAADLAALHHDLTHDSQLRWLGPEKGVMHMAAGAVVNAAWDLAAKRAGRPVWEFLASMSSEELVSLVDFRYLTDVLTREEALAILRAAEPGRAERAANLRESGYPAYTTSPGWLGYSDEKLVALAKEAVADGFGQIKLKVGADLDDDIRRMKLARAAVGPSVRIAVDANQRWDVADALRWMTALAPYEPHWIEEPTSPDDILGHAAVRAGQPVKVATGEHAANRVVFKQLLQAGAVDFVQIDAARVAGVNENIAILLLAAKYGVPVCPHAGGVGLCELVQHLAMFDYVAVSGSWEDRVIEYVDHLHEHFTDPAVIASGRYVAPRAPGFSARMLPESIAAHRYPEGPVWQARRTIEEVNS